From a single Anaerolineales bacterium genomic region:
- the rpsU gene encoding 30S ribosomal protein S21 gives MAIVNLRNGESQDSLLKRFRKKVVKSGVLSTVRRKRWFVSKSETRRMEKKKAIRRIKRRSFKDNE, from the coding sequence GTGGCAATTGTAAATTTACGAAATGGCGAGTCCCAGGACTCCCTGCTCAAACGCTTTCGCAAGAAGGTCGTGAAGAGCGGTGTTTTAAGCACTGTTCGCCGCAAACGCTGGTTCGTTTCCAAGAGCGAAACCCGCCGTATGGAAAAGAAGAAGGCGATCCGCCGCATCAAACGGCGCTCCTTCAAGGATAATGAATAG
- the infA gene encoding translation initiation factor IF-1, translating into MAKEEGKIKVDGLVIEALPGTQFRVRLDNGHEVLAYLSGKMRKHYIRILLGDRVSLEMSPYDMSRGRITFRQRKQAPVAPVE; encoded by the coding sequence ATGGCTAAAGAAGAAGGAAAAATCAAGGTGGATGGTCTGGTGATCGAAGCATTGCCGGGCACCCAGTTCCGCGTGAGGCTGGATAACGGTCACGAGGTGCTGGCATATCTCTCCGGCAAGATGCGCAAGCACTACATCCGCATTCTGCTTGGTGACCGCGTTTCGCTTGAAATGTCGCCCTACGACATGAGCCGCGGACGCATCACCTTCCGCCAGCGCAAACAAGCCCCTGTGGCTCCTGTTGAATAA
- a CDS encoding dihydroorotate dehydrogenase-like protein: MTNLSTTYLGLKLKNPLVASASPLSKRIDRAKKLEEAGISAIVMYSLFEEQIIHESLELDHFLTRGSDAFAEAQSYLPDGGMYGVSPEKYLNMVAGLKKALSIPVIGSLNGVSKGGWTSYAKRIEEAGADALELNLYYLATDPDLKSEELEAAQVDLVADVRSAIKIPLAVKLSPYITSLPNFAKRLVDAGANGLVLFNRFYQPDFDLDELDIIHNLDLSTSADMRLPLRWISILYGKVNADFALTSGVHTATDVIKAMMAGAKVTMTASTLLNHGEQAVGGILGGVEAWMKEREYESIEQMQGSMAQKNVREPAAFERANYMKVLGSWRELP; this comes from the coding sequence ATGACGAATCTTTCCACGACCTATCTTGGTCTAAAACTCAAGAACCCGCTCGTCGCCTCCGCCTCGCCCCTCTCCAAACGGATCGACAGGGCGAAGAAATTGGAGGAAGCGGGCATCTCCGCCATCGTGATGTACTCCCTCTTCGAGGAACAGATCATCCATGAGAGCCTCGAACTCGACCATTTCCTGACCCGCGGTTCCGACGCTTTTGCCGAAGCCCAGTCCTACCTCCCCGACGGCGGCATGTACGGCGTCAGCCCCGAGAAATACCTCAACATGGTGGCTGGGCTGAAGAAAGCCCTGAGCATTCCCGTCATCGGCAGTTTGAACGGCGTTTCCAAAGGCGGCTGGACGAGTTATGCCAAACGCATCGAAGAAGCGGGCGCGGACGCGCTTGAACTCAACCTGTATTACCTCGCCACCGACCCCGACCTGAAAAGCGAGGAACTGGAAGCCGCGCAGGTGGATCTGGTGGCGGATGTCCGCTCGGCGATCAAAATTCCGCTGGCGGTGAAGCTCAGCCCATACATCACCTCCCTGCCAAACTTTGCCAAACGCCTCGTGGACGCAGGCGCGAACGGGCTCGTGCTCTTCAACCGCTTCTACCAACCCGACTTTGACCTCGACGAACTGGACATCATCCACAACCTCGACCTGAGCACATCGGCTGATATGCGCCTGCCTCTGCGCTGGATCTCGATATTGTACGGCAAGGTCAATGCCGATTTTGCGCTTACCAGCGGCGTGCATACCGCCACCGACGTCATCAAGGCGATGATGGCAGGGGCGAAGGTCACGATGACAGCCTCGACCCTGCTCAATCACGGCGAGCAGGCTGTGGGCGGGATCCTCGGAGGCGTTGAAGCATGGATGAAGGAACGCGAGTATGAGTCCATCGAACAAATGCAGGGCAGCATGGCGCAGAAGAATGTCCGCGAGCCTGCCGCCTTCGAGCGCGCGAACTATATGAAGGTGCTTGGCTCATGGCGTGAACTGCCATAA
- the nifJ gene encoding pyruvate:ferredoxin (flavodoxin) oxidoreductase → MNKNIITLDGNEATASVAHRINEVIAIYPITPSSAMGEFSDEWSAKHKKNIWGTVPLVVEMQSEGGAAGTVHGALQTGALTTTFTASQGLLLMIPNMYKIAGELTSTVFHVAARSIAAQGLSIFGDHQDVMAVRQTGWALLGSGSVQEAQDFAAISQMATLKSRIPFLHFFDGFRTSHEVAKITPLSDDELRLLLDGDLIRAHRARALTPDRPVLRGTAQNPDVYFQARETVNPFYATTPAIVQEMMDKFAQVTGRQYRLFDYAGHPEAERVVIVMGSGGETAQATANFLAEKGEKVGVLRVRLYRPFSVEYFINALPKSVKSIVVLDRTKEPGALGEPLYQDVVNALVEGGKTDVKVIGGRYGLSSKEFTPAMVKATLDELTKPEPKNHFTVGINDDVSNTSLDVDASFSIEHPETVRCLFFGLGSDGTVGANKNSIKIIGEETDNYAQGYFVYDSKKSGQMTTSHLRFGPKPIEAPYLIEANQANFVACHQFNFMERFDMLKYAKEGATFLLNSMHGKDEVWEHLPQEVQSAIIEKKLKFYVINGYEVAEKTGMGQRMNTIMQTAFFAISGVLPREQAIAEIKKAIEKTYGKRGEAVVQKNFEAVDATVANLHEINVPAKVTSKMALRAPVPNEAPAFVKDVLAEMISFNGDNLPVSAMPVDGTFPTGTAQWEKRNLALEIPVWDADLCIQCGKCVMICPHAVIRHKVYDEKMLADAPETFKHTKSKFKEFSDGYAYTLQVSPEDCTGCTLCVEVCPVKDKRAVGRRAINMEPQPPLREAEVKNWDFFMNIPDLDRKLFNPATIKNSQLLRPLFEFSGACAGCGETPYVKLVSQLFGDRAVIANATGCSSIYGGNLPTTPWSVDANGRGPAWSNSLFEDNAEFGLGMRLTIDKQQEFALEMLKSFEKELGADLVNAIVNADQSEEEGIQAQRERIETVKAKLANSNDNRAKDLISVADSLVKKSVWIIGGDGWAYDIGYGGLDHVMASGRNVNILVLDTEVYSNTGGQASKATPRAAVAKFAMGGKGMPKKDLGLIAMSYGYVYVARVAMGANDQQTLKALLEAEAYDGPSLVIAYSPCIAHGYDMSKSIEQAKLAVQSGHWPMYRYDPRLAEQGKNPLVIESKEPSIPISQYAYNETRYKMLTQMDETRAEELMKEAQQDAKARWTLYQQMASMHYGNGNGNDAEEKKS, encoded by the coding sequence ATGAACAAAAACATCATAACGCTCGACGGCAACGAAGCCACAGCATCCGTCGCGCACCGCATCAATGAAGTGATAGCCATTTACCCGATCACCCCTTCATCTGCGATGGGCGAATTTTCCGATGAATGGTCAGCCAAACACAAAAAGAACATCTGGGGCACGGTGCCCCTCGTGGTCGAAATGCAATCCGAAGGCGGCGCGGCGGGCACGGTCCACGGCGCACTGCAAACCGGCGCACTCACCACCACCTTCACCGCCTCACAGGGTCTGCTGTTGATGATCCCCAACATGTATAAGATCGCGGGTGAACTCACCAGCACGGTCTTCCACGTCGCCGCGCGCTCCATCGCCGCGCAGGGGCTCTCCATCTTCGGCGACCACCAGGACGTGATGGCAGTCCGCCAGACGGGTTGGGCGCTGCTCGGTTCGGGTTCCGTGCAGGAAGCACAGGACTTCGCCGCCATCTCACAGATGGCAACCCTCAAGAGCCGTATCCCCTTCCTTCATTTCTTTGACGGCTTCAGGACCTCGCACGAAGTTGCCAAGATCACCCCGCTCTCGGATGACGAACTCCGCCTCCTTCTTGATGGAGACCTGATCCGTGCCCATCGGGCTCGTGCCCTCACCCCGGACCGCCCCGTCCTGCGCGGAACCGCCCAGAACCCCGATGTGTACTTCCAGGCGCGTGAGACTGTCAACCCGTTCTACGCCACCACCCCCGCCATCGTGCAGGAGATGATGGACAAGTTCGCCCAAGTCACGGGCAGGCAATATCGCCTGTTCGATTATGCCGGTCACCCCGAAGCGGAACGTGTGGTCATCGTCATGGGTTCCGGCGGCGAGACCGCCCAAGCCACCGCCAACTTCCTCGCGGAAAAAGGCGAAAAAGTCGGTGTACTGCGCGTACGCTTGTACCGCCCCTTCTCGGTGGAATATTTCATCAACGCCCTGCCCAAATCCGTGAAGAGCATCGTCGTGCTTGACCGCACCAAGGAACCCGGCGCGCTCGGCGAACCGCTGTATCAGGATGTGGTCAATGCCCTCGTCGAGGGCGGCAAAACGGACGTCAAGGTCATCGGCGGACGCTACGGACTTTCCTCGAAGGAATTCACTCCCGCAATGGTCAAAGCCACGCTGGATGAACTGACCAAGCCCGAACCCAAGAACCACTTCACCGTCGGCATCAATGACGATGTTTCCAACACCAGTCTCGATGTGGATGCATCTTTCTCCATCGAACACCCTGAAACCGTGCGCTGTTTGTTCTTCGGTCTCGGCTCGGATGGGACCGTTGGCGCAAACAAAAACTCGATCAAGATCATCGGCGAGGAGACCGATAACTACGCGCAAGGCTATTTCGTGTACGACTCGAAAAAATCGGGGCAGATGACCACTTCGCACCTGCGCTTTGGTCCCAAACCCATCGAAGCGCCGTATCTGATCGAAGCAAATCAGGCAAATTTTGTAGCATGCCACCAGTTTAATTTCATGGAACGTTTCGACATGCTGAAATATGCAAAGGAAGGCGCAACCTTCCTGCTCAACAGCATGCACGGCAAGGACGAAGTCTGGGAACACCTGCCGCAGGAAGTCCAGTCCGCGATCATCGAGAAGAAGCTCAAGTTCTATGTCATCAATGGCTATGAAGTCGCGGAAAAGACAGGCATGGGTCAGCGCATGAACACCATCATGCAGACCGCCTTCTTCGCGATTTCCGGCGTCCTGCCGCGTGAGCAGGCGATCGCCGAGATCAAAAAAGCCATCGAAAAGACCTACGGCAAGCGCGGTGAAGCCGTCGTCCAGAAGAATTTCGAAGCCGTGGATGCGACCGTTGCGAATCTTCATGAGATCAACGTACCGGCGAAGGTAACGTCAAAGATGGCTCTCCGGGCTCCGGTCCCGAATGAGGCGCCTGCCTTCGTCAAGGATGTACTTGCTGAGATGATCAGCTTCAACGGCGATAATCTTCCCGTCTCCGCCATGCCTGTGGATGGGACGTTCCCGACGGGAACCGCACAATGGGAGAAACGCAACCTCGCGCTTGAGATCCCCGTGTGGGATGCCGACCTGTGCATCCAGTGCGGCAAATGTGTGATGATCTGCCCGCATGCGGTCATCCGGCACAAAGTCTATGATGAAAAAATGCTGGCGGATGCGCCCGAGACGTTCAAGCACACCAAATCGAAGTTCAAGGAATTTTCGGACGGCTACGCCTACACCCTGCAGGTTTCCCCCGAGGACTGCACGGGTTGTACGCTGTGCGTGGAAGTCTGTCCTGTGAAGGATAAACGCGCCGTGGGCCGCCGCGCCATCAACATGGAACCGCAGCCACCCCTGCGCGAAGCGGAAGTGAAGAACTGGGATTTCTTCATGAACATCCCTGACCTTGACCGCAAACTTTTCAACCCTGCAACGATCAAGAATTCGCAGTTACTGCGTCCGCTTTTTGAATTCAGCGGCGCGTGCGCGGGATGCGGTGAAACCCCGTATGTGAAACTGGTCTCGCAGTTGTTCGGCGACCGCGCCGTGATCGCGAACGCGACCGGCTGTTCCTCCATTTACGGCGGCAACCTGCCCACCACCCCGTGGTCAGTAGATGCCAACGGGCGCGGACCTGCCTGGTCGAACTCGCTCTTTGAAGACAACGCGGAATTCGGTCTGGGCATGCGCCTCACCATCGATAAACAGCAGGAATTCGCGCTCGAAATGCTCAAGAGTTTTGAAAAGGAACTCGGCGCGGACCTGGTGAATGCCATCGTCAACGCCGACCAGAGCGAAGAGGAAGGCATTCAGGCACAGCGCGAACGCATCGAAACTGTGAAAGCCAAACTCGCCAATTCCAACGACAACCGCGCCAAGGATCTCATCAGCGTGGCGGACAGCCTCGTCAAGAAATCCGTGTGGATCATCGGCGGCGACGGCTGGGCGTACGACATCGGCTACGGCGGTCTCGACCATGTCATGGCAAGCGGACGTAACGTGAACATATTGGTGCTCGACACCGAAGTGTATTCCAACACAGGCGGACAGGCGAGCAAAGCCACGCCGCGCGCGGCAGTCGCAAAATTCGCCATGGGCGGAAAAGGCATGCCCAAGAAGGACCTCGGTCTGATCGCCATGTCCTACGGTTATGTGTACGTGGCGCGCGTCGCCATGGGCGCCAACGACCAGCAAACCCTCAAGGCATTGCTCGAAGCCGAGGCATACGACGGACCCTCCCTGGTCATTGCGTACAGCCCATGCATCGCCCACGGCTACGATATGTCAAAAAGCATCGAGCAGGCAAAACTGGCGGTGCAATCGGGGCACTGGCCCATGTACCGGTACGACCCGCGTCTCGCCGAACAGGGCAAAAATCCGCTGGTCATCGAATCCAAGGAGCCGAGCATCCCGATCTCGCAATATGCCTACAACGAAACCCGTTACAAGATGCTCACCCAGATGGATGAAACCCGCGCCGAGGAATTGATGAAGGAAGCCCAGCAGGACGCCAAGGCACGCTGGACACTCTACCAGCAGATGGCATCCATGCATTACGGAAATGGAAACGGCAACGACGCCGAGGAGAAAAAATCATGA
- a CDS encoding DMT family transporter produces MPATSSNKHHLTAVLQALFVTFLWSTSWVLIKIGLKADLPPVTFAGIRYTLAFLCLFPLVVFNREHVQTVRGLSKFQWAELVILGVVYYTLAQGAQFVGLALLPASTLTLLLNFSPIFIAVYSMFSLHERTSLLQWGGIFLSIVGALVYFLPLSVDGGQIIGFAAALVGVTANSAASVLGRRINSHGRINPLTVTTISMGVGGVLMLVIGLFTQGVGMLTIQQWGIIGWLALVNTALAFTLWNKSLQTLTAVESSIINSTMLPQIAILAWIFLDEPLGGRQVAGLALVASGTLIVQLWRFLPISK; encoded by the coding sequence ATGCCCGCAACGTCGTCGAACAAACATCATCTCACCGCAGTTCTTCAAGCTTTATTTGTCACCTTCCTTTGGTCAACATCCTGGGTGTTGATCAAGATCGGGTTAAAAGCCGACCTTCCGCCCGTCACATTTGCGGGCATCCGTTACACGCTCGCATTTCTCTGCCTGTTCCCGCTGGTGGTCTTTAACCGGGAACATGTCCAAACCGTCCGCGGACTTTCCAAATTTCAATGGGCGGAATTGGTCATCCTTGGGGTGGTGTATTACACATTGGCACAAGGCGCACAATTCGTGGGGCTTGCCTTGCTGCCCGCCTCCACATTGACCCTGCTCCTGAACTTCTCCCCCATCTTTATCGCAGTGTACAGCATGTTCAGCCTGCACGAGCGGACTTCCCTCCTGCAATGGGGCGGGATCTTTCTTTCCATCGTGGGTGCGCTGGTCTATTTCCTGCCGCTCTCCGTGGACGGTGGACAGATCATCGGCTTCGCTGCCGCATTGGTCGGTGTGACGGCAAACTCGGCGGCGTCCGTCCTTGGGAGAAGGATCAACTCACATGGCAGGATCAACCCGCTGACGGTCACCACCATCAGTATGGGAGTCGGAGGCGTGCTCATGCTGGTCATCGGACTTTTCACACAGGGCGTCGGCATGTTGACCATCCAGCAATGGGGCATCATCGGCTGGCTGGCGCTGGTCAACACCGCGCTTGCCTTCACGCTGTGGAACAAATCCCTGCAAACGCTCACCGCCGTCGAATCCAGCATCATCAACAGCACCATGCTCCCGCAGATCGCCATCCTCGCATGGATCTTTCTGGATGAACCGCTTGGCGGCAGGCAAGTCGCCGGGCTGGCGCTCGTCGCATCGGGGACGTTGATCGTGCAATTATGGCGGTTCCTGCCAATTTCAAAATGA
- a CDS encoding NUDIX hydrolase encodes MSFELIHSETLMKGRAFTIRRDTMKTPDGRETKFDIVEHGGSVIIIPVDDDGNLLFVRQYRHAAGMDLLELPAGTRDGDEPFDQCAAREVREETGMEAGTLTYVGSFYLAPGYSTEYMGVFLATDLKPNPLEADADEFLSVEKIPVKQALQMAEHGDMPDAKTLAALLMAKSTLETHPK; translated from the coding sequence ATGTCATTCGAACTCATCCATTCCGAAACCCTCATGAAGGGACGCGCCTTCACCATCCGCCGCGACACCATGAAAACCCCGGACGGGCGCGAGACCAAATTCGATATCGTGGAACATGGCGGCTCGGTCATCATCATCCCCGTCGATGATGACGGCAACCTGCTTTTCGTCCGCCAATACCGTCACGCCGCCGGCATGGATCTGCTCGAACTGCCCGCCGGGACGCGCGACGGGGACGAGCCGTTCGATCAGTGCGCCGCGCGCGAAGTCCGCGAGGAGACAGGCATGGAGGCTGGAACCCTGACCTACGTCGGCTCGTTCTACCTCGCGCCTGGTTACTCGACCGAATACATGGGTGTCTTCCTCGCCACGGACTTGAAACCCAATCCCCTCGAAGCGGACGCCGACGAATTCCTTTCAGTGGAGAAGATCCCCGTCAAACAGGCGCTGCAAATGGCGGAACATGGCGATATGCCCGATGCGAAAACGCTGGCAGCGCTGCTGATGGCAAAATCAACACTGGAGACCCATCCCAAATAA
- a CDS encoding LysM peptidoglycan-binding domain-containing protein, whose translation MNKKPRGLLAITVIVLSAMLLSACTQSLSSAPEATPTLLPEGLFVSPFPSVDNPMAMIEEFAKQTAAAQTTIAEGGDPTTPQPVEEGTVITPENDVIDTATPDVSELVSTPTNIISTIAPASTAVPPGTRPATYTLQKGEWPWCIARRFNVDPNDLLRLSGLTSAQANSLMVGTVLTIPQSGSFPTARNLVARPATHVVASGDTIYSIACKFGDIDPATIASANGISVSASLTVGQSLQIP comes from the coding sequence ATGAATAAAAAACCACGCGGTTTGCTGGCGATCACGGTCATTGTTTTATCGGCAATGCTGCTTTCCGCCTGCACACAATCTTTGTCATCCGCGCCTGAAGCAACGCCGACTCTTCTTCCGGAGGGATTGTTCGTTTCGCCGTTCCCCTCGGTGGATAATCCCATGGCAATGATCGAGGAATTTGCCAAGCAGACTGCCGCAGCGCAAACCACCATCGCAGAAGGCGGTGATCCCACGACTCCCCAGCCGGTCGAAGAGGGGACGGTCATCACGCCGGAAAATGACGTGATCGACACCGCCACCCCGGATGTCAGTGAACTTGTCAGCACGCCGACGAATATCATCTCCACCATCGCGCCCGCCTCAACCGCCGTCCCGCCCGGCACACGCCCCGCCACCTACACCCTGCAAAAGGGCGAGTGGCCCTGGTGCATCGCCCGCCGCTTCAATGTGGACCCGAACGATCTTCTGCGCCTCAGCGGCTTGACCAGCGCGCAGGCGAACAGCCTGATGGTAGGAACCGTGCTCACGATCCCGCAGAGCGGCTCGTTCCCGACCGCCCGCAATTTGGTGGCGCGCCCTGCGACCCACGTCGTTGCCAGCGGCGATACGATCTACAGCATCGCCTGTAAATTCGGCGACATCGATCCCGCCACGATTGCCTCGGCGAACGGAATTTCGGTTTCCGCCTCGCTGACCGTCGGGCAGTCACTGCAAATCCCGTAA
- a CDS encoding AAA family ATPase, producing the protein MPSRLNYIEIENFRSIHNKIHIDFPKASPLILIGENNAGKSNIMRALDLLLGESWAGNHEPDDHEFWERNPQSGAISIKVGLSGVRGNNGYVNGISWKYQHGGNGAEYKLSDNSFVNKKILDQCTVVMIGADRRLSYQMSYTNKWTLLSKLMKRFHKRLVDDPDRVKRLKEKFSEIKKIFEEVTEFASFQTGLQNQFASMLEGMTYRLLLDFSAYDPSNYFQSLRVLPVEGMETRNLEELGTGEEQVLALAFAHAYAKTFHGGIVLAIEEPEAHLHPLAQLWLSRKIQEFTNDGLQVILTTHSPAFVNLMGLDGIVLVRKETNSTQIVQVNAKSLAEFCILYGSDGARTTENTILPFYAKHGTYEILSGLFAKRVILVEGQTEQFALKIYLEKVGLDVEKSGIAIVPVMGKGNLAKWWRFFSAYGIPNYVIFDNDNEHDSKGDQRKDLLSTLEVQGADKIISETDWFIHENFSVFGIDFEKTMRKVFSDYKKIEEEAINMLGPSKPIVARYVAEQIEIPAGSQEFIKFNELKDKILSAKLSIPTTLNNQTGKEETKQAVKIDDNFDMSPPDFPDDWGFDEPPF; encoded by the coding sequence ATGCCCAGTCGTCTAAATTATATCGAAATTGAAAACTTCCGTTCAATTCACAATAAAATTCATATTGATTTTCCAAAGGCTTCCCCACTAATTTTGATTGGAGAAAACAATGCGGGAAAATCTAATATTATGCGTGCGCTTGACTTACTTTTAGGTGAATCTTGGGCAGGAAATCATGAGCCTGACGACCATGAATTCTGGGAAAGAAATCCTCAAAGCGGAGCAATTTCAATAAAAGTTGGTTTAAGTGGGGTTAGAGGTAATAATGGCTATGTAAATGGAATATCTTGGAAATATCAGCATGGCGGAAATGGCGCTGAATATAAACTATCTGATAATAGTTTCGTCAACAAAAAAATCCTGGACCAATGCACCGTTGTGATGATCGGCGCTGATAGGCGATTATCGTACCAAATGAGTTACACGAACAAATGGACTTTATTGTCTAAACTCATGAAAAGATTCCACAAACGATTAGTTGATGACCCAGATCGAGTAAAAAGGCTGAAAGAAAAGTTTAGTGAAATCAAGAAGATATTTGAAGAAGTAACAGAATTCGCCAGTTTTCAAACAGGTTTACAAAATCAATTTGCATCCATGCTCGAAGGCATGACTTATAGACTTTTACTTGATTTTTCAGCATATGACCCAAGCAATTATTTTCAATCCTTAAGAGTGTTGCCTGTTGAAGGTATGGAAACCAGAAACCTCGAAGAACTTGGTACAGGGGAGGAACAAGTTTTAGCATTAGCCTTTGCCCACGCTTATGCTAAAACATTTCACGGCGGTATCGTTTTAGCAATCGAAGAACCAGAGGCTCACTTACATCCATTAGCCCAATTATGGCTATCCAGAAAGATACAGGAATTTACAAATGATGGCTTACAAGTAATCTTAACTACCCACAGTCCCGCCTTTGTAAACTTAATGGGGCTTGATGGAATCGTGTTGGTTAGAAAGGAAACTAACTCAACCCAAATTGTTCAAGTTAATGCAAAATCACTGGCAGAATTTTGCATCCTTTATGGCTCAGATGGAGCACGAACCACTGAAAATACAATATTGCCATTTTACGCGAAACACGGAACGTATGAAATATTATCTGGCTTATTTGCCAAGCGAGTCATTTTAGTAGAAGGACAAACAGAACAATTTGCCCTAAAAATTTATCTGGAAAAAGTTGGTTTAGATGTTGAAAAATCAGGCATTGCTATTGTGCCTGTGATGGGTAAAGGCAACTTAGCAAAGTGGTGGAGGTTTTTTAGTGCGTATGGAATTCCAAATTATGTAATTTTTGACAACGATAATGAGCATGACTCCAAAGGCGACCAAAGAAAAGACTTATTGAGTACATTAGAAGTGCAAGGCGCAGATAAAATTATCAGCGAAACTGATTGGTTTATACATGAAAATTTTTCAGTTTTCGGCATCGATTTCGAAAAGACAATGAGAAAGGTCTTTAGTGATTATAAAAAAATAGAAGAAGAAGCAATTAACATGCTTGGACCTTCTAAGCCAATTGTTGCAAGATATGTTGCAGAGCAAATAGAAATACCAGCAGGAAGCCAGGAGTTTATTAAGTTCAATGAACTTAAGGATAAAATTTTGTCTGCTAAACTTTCAATACCAACAACTCTAAATAATCAAACTGGCAAAGAAGAAACAAAGCAGGCGGTTAAGATTGATGATAATTTTGATATGTCACCGCCTGACTTTCCTGATGATTGGGGTTTTGATGAACCGCCATTTTAG
- a CDS encoding adenylate/guanylate cyclase domain-containing response regulator → MSNPSEPARLLVIDDNKVNRMLLSRNLEMQGHAVETAENGLEGLEKIRSGSFDLVLLDIDMPVMNGFEVLEACLKDAELRQIPIIMTSAVDELDAVVKCVELGAEDYLVKPINSVLLRARVNASLEKKRLRDEQRKLFKTFATEEVAEELLRTGFSLGGKQVTASVLFADIRSFTAIAENQEPAESIDLLNQYFSMMFDAITKNDGTVNQIIGDGLLAMFGAPIFYEDHREKSVRAALQMLEQLKVFNKDQLAQGKTPIRIGIGIASGKMVAGYTGTQSRAIYTCIGDTVNLASRIEEYTKEVLYPLLIDENTRKGLPASIAVEDLGKVVFEGKNQAVNVFAVEG, encoded by the coding sequence ATGTCCAATCCATCCGAACCCGCCCGCCTGCTCGTGATCGATGACAACAAGGTCAATCGCATGCTGCTTTCGCGCAACCTTGAAATGCAGGGACATGCCGTGGAGACCGCCGAGAACGGTCTGGAGGGGCTGGAGAAGATCCGTTCGGGCAGTTTCGACCTTGTGCTGCTCGACATCGACATGCCGGTGATGAACGGTTTTGAAGTGCTGGAAGCCTGCCTGAAGGACGCAGAACTGCGGCAGATCCCCATCATCATGACCTCGGCTGTGGACGAACTGGATGCGGTCGTCAAGTGCGTGGAACTCGGCGCGGAGGATTATCTGGTGAAGCCGATCAATTCCGTGCTCCTGCGCGCGCGGGTGAATGCCAGCCTTGAAAAGAAACGCCTGCGCGACGAACAGCGCAAATTGTTCAAGACCTTCGCCACGGAGGAGGTGGCGGAGGAATTGCTGCGGACCGGTTTTTCGCTGGGCGGCAAACAGGTGACCGCCAGCGTGCTGTTTGCGGACATCCGTTCGTTTACTGCGATCGCCGAGAATCAGGAGCCCGCCGAGTCGATCGACCTGCTCAACCAGTATTTCAGCATGATGTTCGACGCCATCACAAAAAATGACGGCACCGTCAATCAGATCATCGGCGACGGGCTGCTCGCCATGTTCGGCGCGCCGATCTTCTATGAAGACCACCGCGAAAAGTCCGTGCGCGCGGCGTTGCAGATGCTGGAACAGCTCAAGGTTTTCAACAAGGATCAACTGGCGCAGGGAAAGACGCCCATCCGCATCGGCATTGGGATCGCCTCGGGCAAGATGGTGGCGGGATACACAGGGACGCAGAGTCGCGCCATCTACACCTGCATCGGTGACACGGTCAACCTTGCCTCGCGCATCGAGGAATACACCAAGGAAGTGCTGTATCCGCTTCTGATCGATGAGAACACCCGCAAGGGACTGCCCGCCTCCATCGCCGTGGAGGATCTGGGGAAGGTCGTTTTCGAAGGCAAGAATCAGGCAGTGAATGTGTTCGCGGTGGAGGGGTAG
- a CDS encoding Hpt domain-containing protein, with translation MTVIDLNTFNTLRESTGGDFIMELIDTLIEDLPSQVAQLKDALAAQDADSFRRAAHTLKSNAATFGAYRLTDLARELETMGRENNLDTGNRLQVLEEAVTDVIQHLKELK, from the coding sequence ATGACTGTCATTGACTTGAACACGTTCAACACATTACGGGAATCCACAGGCGGGGATTTCATCATGGAATTGATCGACACCTTGATCGAGGACCTGCCCAGCCAGGTGGCGCAGTTGAAGGATGCGCTTGCCGCGCAGGATGCCGATTCCTTCCGGCGGGCGGCGCACACACTCAAATCCAATGCGGCGACGTTCGGGGCGTATCGGCTGACGGATCTGGCGCGCGAGTTGGAAACGATGGGGCGTGAGAACAACCTCGACACGGGAAACAGGCTTCAGGTCCTGGAAGAAGCGGTGACAGATGTCATCCAGCATTTGAAGGAATTGAAGTGA